In the Nevskiales bacterium genome, GGTGGGCGAGTTCTACCGGCTGTTCGCGCGCACGCCGAAGGTCGTGACTGCATTCTCGCAGGGCGTCAACCAGTCGAGCAGCGGCACCGACAAGGTCAACAGCATCATCAACTGCCACCTGCTGACCGGCCGCATCGGCAAACCCGGCGCCGGGCCGTTCTCGATCACCGGCCAGCCCAATGCCATGGGCGGGCGCGAGGTGGGCGGCCTGGCCAACATGCTCGCGGCCCACATGGAGCTGGACAACGCCGAACACCGGCGTATCGTGCAGGGCTTCTGGAACAGCCCGGTGGTGGCCGAGCGGCCAGGGCTCAAGGCGGTCGAGCTGTTCGAGGCGATCCATGCCGGCCAGGTCAAGGCGGTCTGGATCATGGCCACCAACCCGGTGGTCAGCCTGCCGGATGCCGACCGCGTGCGCGCGGCGCTGCAGCGCTGCGAGCTGGTGGTGGTGTCCGACTGTGTGGCGAATACCGATACCGCGGCGCTGGCACATGTGCTGCTGCCGGCCGCCGGCTGGGGCGAGAAGGACGGTACGGTCACCAACTCCGAGCGGCGCATCTCGCGCCAGCGCGCCTTCCTCCCGCCGGCCGGCGAGGCGAAACCGGACTGGTGGATCATCAGCCAGGTGGCGGCGCGCATGGGCTGGCCGGCGGCGTTTGCCTACACCGCACCGCATCAGATCTTCGACGAGCACGCACGCCTGTCGGGCACGGGCAACGATGGCAGGCGCGGCTTCGACATCAGCGGACTGGCCGGCCTGACGCCTGCGCAGTACGACGCACTGGCGCCGATCCAGTGGCCGGTACTTGCGTCTCCCTCCCCCTCGACGGGAGAGGGGTGGGGTGGGGGCGAAACTGCCGGCACGGCACGGCTGTTCAGCGATGGCCGCTTCTTCCATCCGGACGGCCGCGCGCGCTTCATCGCCGTGGACCCGCGCCCGCCGCAGCACATGCCGGACGAGGAATACCCGCTGGTGCTCAATACCGGCCGCATCCGCGACCAGTGGCATACGATGACACGCACCGGCAAATCGCCGCGCCTGTCCAGCCACCTGCCGGAGCCCTTCGTCGAGATCCATCCCTACGACGCCATGCTCAACGGCGTGCAGGACGGCGCGCTGGTGCGGGTCGCCAGCCGCTGGGGCGCGCTGGTCGCAAGGCTGAAAACCAGCGGCGACGTGCCGCGACGCAGCGTCTTCGTCCCGATCCACTGGAACGACCAGTACGCCTCGGACGCGCGCGTCGGTGCGCTGGTGAACCCGGTGGTGGACCCGGTCTCCGGCGAGCCGGAGTTCAAGCACACGCCGGTGCGCGTCGAGCCCTTCCAGGTGGACTGGCACGGTTTCGTGCTCTGCCGTCGCGCACTGGACATGGAGGCGGCGACCTGGTGGACGCGTATCCAGGGTCAGCGTTTCCTGCGCTACGAGCTGGGCGGCCGCGGCCAGGTGGCGGACTGGCCGGCCTGGGGCCGGCGCTTGCTGGGCGTAGCCGATCCCGAGGCCGATTGGCTGGAATACTGCGACGACACGGCCGGCATCTACCGCGCCGCGCACGTGGTGGACGATCGCATCGAGGCCTGCGTGTTTGTGTCGCCGCGTCCGGACCTGCCGTCGCGTGCCTGGTTGTCGGGCCTGTTCGTGCAGGAGAAGCTGGAGGAGGTCGACCGCGTCGGCCTGCTGGTCGGCCAGCCGGTCAACCCGCAGGCGGACACCGGCCCGCTGGTCTGTTCCTGCTTCGGCGTCGGCCGCAACGTCATCCTCGACGCGATCCGCAAACAGGGTTTGACCAGTGCACAGCAGGTCGGCAGCTGCCTGAAGGCCGGCACCAACTGCGGCTCCTGCGTGCCGGAGATCAAGTCGCTGATCGCGCTGGCCGCGGCCAGCGAGGCGGCATGAGTCTGCGCTACGCGCCGGCGTCTGGCAGCTAGCGCTGGCTGCGGGGCACCAGGAAGCAGGCCAGCGCCGGCAGCATCACGATCGCGCCGAACAGGTTGACCACGAACATGAACAGCAGCAGCAGGCCCATGTCGGCCTGGAACTGCAGGCCCGAGAACAGCCAGGTGGTGACGCTGACCGACAGCGCCACCGAGGTGAAGATGCAGGCCTTGCCGGTCGTTTGCAGCGTGCGGAACCAGGCCTTGCGCAGCGGCCAGCCCTCGCCGAGCTTCTGCCCCAGCACGCTGAACAGGTAGATGCCATCGTCCACACCGATGCCGGCGCCGAGCGCGACCACCGGCAGCGTGGCCACCTTCAGCCCGACGCCGATCGCCGCCATGAAGGCATAGGTCATGAGCGAGGTCAGCGCCAGCGGCAGCACGATGCACAGCACGCTGATGCTGCTACGAAACGACAGCCAGACGAAGACGATGATCGCGGCGTAGACCCACAGCACGATCTGCTTTTCCTGAGCCTTGACCAGCTCGTTGGTGGCGGCCATCACGCCGAGGTTGCCGGAGGCCAGCGCGAAGCGCACCGGCGCCTGCGGGTGCTCGGCCGCAAACTGTTTGACGGCGGTCACGAGAGTTTCGAGCGTCTCTGCCGTATGGTCGGCGGTGAAGATCAGCACCGGCATGGCGCTGCAATCGGCGTTCTGCAGGCCGAAGGAGGAGGGGATCGGGTTGATCGCCTGCACCAGTGAGAACTGGTTGCGGGGCAGCACGCGCCACTTCAGGCTGCCCTCGTTCCAGCCGGCGCTGACCAGCTTGGCGATCTGGGGCAGCGAGGTCACGGAACGCACGCCCGGCTGGTTCTGCATGCGCCAGGCGAAGCGGTCGATCAGTTCCATCACGTCATGGCGCACGCAGGCTTCCGGCGCGGTCTCGGCGATGACCTTCATCACGTCCACGCCGATGGAGAAGTTTTCGACGATCGCGGCCGAGTCCCGGTTGTAGCGCCCGTCCGGCCGCAGCTCCGGCACGCCGGGCTTGAACTCGCCGATCTTCAGGTGCTGGTAGTTCCACAGCGACCAGGCCAGCAGGCCGGTGCAGACCAGCAGGATCGTGCCGGCGGCGCGCGGTGTGGCGCAGCGCGACAACCCCTGCCAGAGCCGGTCGCCGAGGCGGGTGCGCGCGGTCTGCAGCTTGTAGAACTCGCTGATGTCGCCGAACTCGGTATAGCTGAGCAGGATCGGGACCATGACCTTGTTGGTCAAGATGATCGCCGCCATGCCCAGCGAGGCGTTGATCGCCATCTCGCGGATGATCTCGACCTCGATCAGGTAGATGGTCGCAAAGCCGATCACGTCGGTGAGCAGCGCCAGCGTACCCGGGATCGCCAGGCGGCGGAACGAGGCCACTGCGGCGTCGTAGCGCGGCAGCCGGTTCTCCGCGACCTCGCCGGCCCAGGCGTTGACCATCTGCACGCCATGGCTGACGCCGATCGACAGCACCAGGAACGGCACCAGGATGGCGAAGGGATCCAGGCCGTAGCCCAGCAGGCGCAGCAGGCCGAACTCCCACACGACCGCCACCACGGCGCTGCCCAGCGGCAGCAGGCTGAGGCAGAACGAGCCGCAGTAGACCCACAGCATCAGCATCGTGATCAGCAGCGTGATCACGAAGAAGAAGACCACTTCCAGGTTGGCGTCGGTGACGTCGCCGATGATCTTGGCGAAGCCGATGATATGGATCTGGATGTCCTCGTCCTGGTACTGCTGGCGGATGCGTTCCAGTTCCTGCGCGACCTGACGGTAGTCCAGCCGCTCGCGCGTCACCGGGTGGTACTCGAGCAGCTCGGCCACGATCATAGCGCCGCGCTGGTCCTCGGAGACGATGCGGCCGATGATGCCGGCCCGCGCCACGTTCTGGCGGATGCGCTCGAACATCTCCGGCGTCGGCCGGTAATCCGGGGGCATGACGTCGCCGCCGGCGATGCCGTCCTCGGTGATTTCCAGGTAGCGGATACCGGGCGTGAACAGCGAACTGACGCGCGAGCGGTCCACACCGGGCA is a window encoding:
- a CDS encoding molybdopterin-dependent oxidoreductase, whose protein sequence is MNPVRTTCPYCGVGCGVRVQVGAGGVFEVTGDEAHPANAGRLCVKGAALGETLDLEGRLLHPVIREAGGARRAGWDEALERVARGFQRIIAEHGPDAVAFYVSGQLLTEDYYVANKLMKGFIGSANIDTNSRLCMSSAVAGHKRAFGGDLVPVCYEDLELADLVVLVGSNTAWCHPILFQRIARAKEARPELKLVVIDPRRTATCELADLHLPVKSGTDVWLFNGLLSFLHRHGVVDTVFVGSHTAGMDEALRAALASAPDIRDVARACRLQAEAVGEFYRLFARTPKVVTAFSQGVNQSSSGTDKVNSIINCHLLTGRIGKPGAGPFSITGQPNAMGGREVGGLANMLAAHMELDNAEHRRIVQGFWNSPVVAERPGLKAVELFEAIHAGQVKAVWIMATNPVVSLPDADRVRAALQRCELVVVSDCVANTDTAALAHVLLPAAGWGEKDGTVTNSERRISRQRAFLPPAGEAKPDWWIISQVAARMGWPAAFAYTAPHQIFDEHARLSGTGNDGRRGFDISGLAGLTPAQYDALAPIQWPVLASPSPSTGEGWGGGETAGTARLFSDGRFFHPDGRARFIAVDPRPPQHMPDEEYPLVLNTGRIRDQWHTMTRTGKSPRLSSHLPEPFVEIHPYDAMLNGVQDGALVRVASRWGALVARLKTSGDVPRRSVFVPIHWNDQYASDARVGALVNPVVDPVSGEPEFKHTPVRVEPFQVDWHGFVLCRRALDMEAATWWTRIQGQRFLRYELGGRGQVADWPAWGRRLLGVADPEADWLEYCDDTAGIYRAAHVVDDRIEACVFVSPRPDLPSRAWLSGLFVQEKLEEVDRVGLLVGQPVNPQADTGPLVCSCFGVGRNVILDAIRKQGLTSAQQVGSCLKAGTNCGSCVPEIKSLIALAAASEAA
- a CDS encoding MMPL family transporter is translated as MTLTDRILSIVVPLVFARRRLMLGLIALMTAFLGWHALHIEIDAGFEKSIPQNHPYMATFRQYHEAFGGANLISIALVRQDGDIYNEKFLTRLKQVTDEIFFLPGVDRSRVSSLFTPGIRYLEITEDGIAGGDVMPPDYRPTPEMFERIRQNVARAGIIGRIVSEDQRGAMIVAELLEYHPVTRERLDYRQVAQELERIRQQYQDEDIQIHIIGFAKIIGDVTDANLEVVFFFVITLLITMLMLWVYCGSFCLSLLPLGSAVVAVVWEFGLLRLLGYGLDPFAILVPFLVLSIGVSHGVQMVNAWAGEVAENRLPRYDAAVASFRRLAIPGTLALLTDVIGFATIYLIEVEIIREMAINASLGMAAIILTNKVMVPILLSYTEFGDISEFYKLQTARTRLGDRLWQGLSRCATPRAAGTILLVCTGLLAWSLWNYQHLKIGEFKPGVPELRPDGRYNRDSAAIVENFSIGVDVMKVIAETAPEACVRHDVMELIDRFAWRMQNQPGVRSVTSLPQIAKLVSAGWNEGSLKWRVLPRNQFSLVQAINPIPSSFGLQNADCSAMPVLIFTADHTAETLETLVTAVKQFAAEHPQAPVRFALASGNLGVMAATNELVKAQEKQIVLWVYAAIIVFVWLSFRSSISVLCIVLPLALTSLMTYAFMAAIGVGLKVATLPVVALGAGIGVDDGIYLFSVLGQKLGEGWPLRKAWFRTLQTTGKACIFTSVALSVSVTTWLFSGLQFQADMGLLLLFMFVVNLFGAIVMLPALACFLVPRSQR